The sequence gaatgttttgctgtgtgtgcagttaaTCCGCAGTATTTAACAGATACTCTACATTTTCAGGACCTGCTCATTATTAACGCTAATCTGAAAGCATGAAAGCGTGAGTGAAAAATAACTAGTGAATGAAACTGTGTGGGAGTGACAGTGTTTCCCCTGTAACTTCCTGTCTCATGCAGGGAGTCTCTCAGCAGGGTCAGACACATGTGGACAGGTATCGCTGAAGCACAGGGCCGAGGAGGAGGATCTCACTCACATCGTAAAAGTCGGTCTTAAACTTGAGCGTGCTTAGAACAGGCAGCCTGTGGCACAGGGCATTCGCCTCCCGCAGAATCTCATGATTATAGGGCAATTCACCTGGGGGAGACCAATATGcagggaaaggggagagggagaggccaaCACgcgggggaggggaagagagagaaaggataaTTTTGACATTGAGCATAAAGAACAAGGCTACCATCCACAGCGTTAGCATTTCCGCAGcccaccctcctcttcctcctcacctGCCTGTACGGCTTTCACATACTCCAGGATCACCTTCACTCTGCTGTGCAGCATTTTAATGGCACTGTGCTGAGCGATGAGGTGCTCcgccactgagagagagagggaggggggacagtgAGTGGGAGACTGTATTAGATTATTGTGGgtccattttttcatattttgacaaCACAGATGTAATTTTATCACACCATTAAAGCAATCTGAACTGAACagaaagagtgacagagaaagaatcAGAGTatgacagagacagggaaaagaCCTCACTAATGCTGCCAAACAGCTATTGGCCTTCTTTGAAAgatatgacatcacagctgaggCACATTTTCCCTCCAAGTATACTGACCGGTatcgcagcagcagcagaccgGTGTAAAAAAGTGAGAGACATACAAAAACcccagaaacagcagcatgatCCTGAAACAGTAGCGAGGCCCTCAATATTAGTGGGGTTCAAACAGGAACCCCCGAAAACAGCAGTGTGACCTTCAGTACCAGTGGAGTTCTCTCCTGTGCCGGTGGAGGTCATGCGGGCCACATGGTCGACCCCGATCCGCTCAGCCTCCTCCGTGGCCAGCGTGTAGGTGAGCTCTGCAAACAGCATGGTGGCCTGGGGGAGAGGGAGTCAGTACAGCAGGGAGTCAATACCAGAGTCAACTCCGCAAAGTCAGTAATGCACACAGTCAATATCACACCGAGGCAGTATTGCAGAGTCAATACAGCAGAGTCAACACTGCAGAGTCAGTACGGCGTAGACTCAATACCACAGAGTCAGTACAGCACAGAGTAAATATTACACAGACTCAGTACAGCACAGAATATGACTCAGGGAGGGAGTCAATACAGCATAAATAGAGTGTGTAAATATAACATACCACAAACAAAGATCATATCAATAAAGCACACAGtcaacaaaacacagagaatcaACACAGCACGCAAAGTCTAtacaacacagagagagccatAGCAATTAAGAGTGGAGAGCGTCAATTCCGCTACAGTAAACCATGTATttcaggcagagagggaaagaggacgggaaaaaacataaaagcacagTATTGCTGGGCACAGTCTGTGTTGGGCCGCTCATTTAATCATTAAAGTTCCAGCTACCTCTCCACTGATGATGTCAATCACAGACTCGTACACACTGACTGGCAGCTggaaggagaaacagaggaaacagaccTGGGATCAGTGTTCTGCCACCGAGGAAAGCTGCCACACTTCCTCAAACAGAACAGGGCTGTGCTGCATTGTGGAACCGTCAGTGACATCTAGTGATGGCAAGGATGAGGTGCAACTCTATTTGGTAGGAGTGCATTTCAGGGGTCTTACTTATCGATGGTTCACAAGCCCAGGATTATTCACCAATCAGTACACGCACTCAAGCTCATGCGAAATATGTGATTTATCAGAAATATGTGACTTGCTGCACAGAGGTATATCTGCTCATGTCTCATGTCTGACCATGTGTATAAACATTTTCTTATGGTTAAATGAAAACGCCACGCAGATTGTGAAGCAACCAAACTCACGTCTGTGTGCTTGGTCATCGGGTTAAGCTTGAGAAAGAGGGGGCTCTCGATAATCTCACACacctgacagggagagagacatcaAAAGATAAATTCAGTGATCCCAGCTGGACGTACACCTGTTCAATGAATGTCATATCATAAACAGGTTTGATAATTGTAAGGTTGGCTGGACTGGCTAGTAAGATACACAGAGCCAGAAAGAAGTTTACATGATGGAATTTCCCAACCTTCTTGACGCATCCGGCTCCTGAGCCTGCTTAAAGATGTGCACTGCCTAGCCGACTGTTTGCTAGCAGACAAACCAACGAAGATTCAGACGAACAGTGAAGTGATAATCTCATTGGATGACATCGTGTCCTTCTGCCCACCTGCTTGTGAATATGGATATCTGATTGGTCAGGAGGACCACCTGTAGTGTACCAGCCCAGAAACTCCATGTCTTTGAAGACCTGTTTAACTAAAAGtgggaaagcagagagaaactaagacacacacacggactctctcacaaacacacatgcatgcatgtatacacacacatattcacacacagactctcacacatacacaaaagtgCATGGAAGCACACACGgactctcacacatacacacatgcatgcatgcatacacacacagattcacacacagaatctcacacatacacacaagtgcatggaagcacaaatacacagactcacacatgtacctgttcacacacacacacacacacacacacacacacacagattcatatATGCacccatgcacgcacacacacacacatactctcaaacatgcacacacatgtatggaTACACAGAATCACATAGTCTCTCACACATGTACGTACATGTACGCACATGCAcggatacacacactcacatacacataggCTGTTTCATTcaagcatacatacacacagattcacaaacATAtgtgctcacacgcacacatactcacataaacacatactgtatatatatatacatgtgcatacacacacagactcacactgcTCCTCCTTAGTGTAGTAGTACTCCTTATCGATATGTGTCTTGTTGTCCACGGTGTGGGAGAGAAGCTCAAAAGAGTTCATCACCTCAATGTTCCTGCCCTCTTGCTTCCCAATCAGAGCTCCTATCACTGTAGGGAACAGAAacagttatacacacacacacaactgcaggCTAGAGACAGTTACATAGCTCAGTACACACTGAGGTAATAGTATTTTATGGTTCTGGTACTTatggttttatgtttttcttattatGGCTTATTATGGATGTTATTATTTGTACTCGGAATTTTGCTTTTAGTTCTGGTAAGCACGATTAAGCTCCATGAGTGCTTTAGTGATGTTACATTTGTACTtgctggtttgggagtgttttTAGCCAGGTCATACAGACCAGCTGAATGCACTTATCGTCTCCCACActgtaaatctctctggataagagtgcctgctaaatgactaatgtaatgtaatattacacacacacacacacacacacacgtaccctGCATGGGTCTTCCCTCTTGTGCACGGATGCGGATCCAGTGGTCAGAGATGTTGAGGATAACGAGGGGGTGCAGTGCCACTGACACGCTCCCCGTCACCCCCGAGGCCATCACGTTAGGGCCTGCGatgggacagagggacagtaaaaacactttgacaaaacaggaaaatttacaaaaaaaaaagagaaatctctgttattcagttcatttggttttcacatttcactgttaGCCACTCTCAGCATGCTGCAGCATTACCTCCGCactgcatttaataaaatgcaccATCAACAGCTCACTGCCATAACTATCTGAACCTATGCTTTCCAAATTGCTTGGCAAACCTGTGTCTCAGCAGACATTAATGACCCATCCTGGTGGGCTCTGGACCTGGCCCTCCCCTGGGTCTTGCCAGGAAGGTAATCAGGCTCCCCTGACTCTAAGCAGTCCCAGTACCCTGACCCTCCATATTCGTATGGTTATTCTGGATTTTTTAATCTGTTGTTTTAACgtatgcacatttaaaaaatatgtccTGTGCCATAACAAGATTTTAGAGCCATTTCCATCAGTAGCAGGAAGAAGGGGTTTGCGCTCTCTGCCATAGCAAAGGTACAGTCTTCTGCTTCAAACAAAGACAATGAACACTTTTTAGTTGTTGTAAACTGACAGGAGCAAGAGAGGACTAGAAAAGATGAAGAGTTCAGTGAGTTTTCCACTGTGAGTTCATTAATGCATCTGATCTGGGGATGGTAATATCTTCCATCTCAGTTTGGACACTTTTATGAACGTATGAACTTTGTTTATGCTCCACTGGGGTGATGTTTGTTCTCTGACAGGTGAACACACTTGTTGAAATGTATAATCTGTAATCAGTTCCCATTTGCAACAACTGTGTCTTGTCATGACTTTTAAGTATTCCATTTTAAGTATTGACTCTCTGCTTACACTATTACTTTCCTTGCATTTTCTACCCCGCTCTTCGTTTCCCTAAGGCCATACACCTTTAAAACAGCTTCTGTACTTTGCATTGTGACTACCACTTCCAGTATCCTACATGCGTGAAGTACAGTAAATGACTCAACAGAATTAAAAGACACCAGGTAGCTAGCCTAACTGAATAACGAGTCAGTAAGCTATTCGGACCAAAGACAACCAAATCAGTGAACGGTAGAGAAGGAAGCAAACTTATTTGTTATTGGTGAATTGTCCGAAAGCAAAACGGTGTTGATATGAAGGTATGATGAGATTACAAGTAAATAACGTTGAAACACATTAACAACCAAGCTCGTCAACAGCGGAGTCACGTTGATAACTTGTTGACGAAAGAAAATACAGCAACGTTCCTAATAACCAATGGTCGGTTTTAATTTTACAGACGAGTGGGCATATTCATGAGGTAGCCAATGGGATAACTCCAGCATACTGCAATGAGCCAATAGTGTTACACCTTCATTTTTATCGACCGCAAGCCGGTTGCGTCTTTGTTATAATAAATTGTCCAAGACGTAGTCACTTTACTGACTGGTTACGGGCCTCGGGAGGGTGTTAGTTTTGATTCTGGTGAAATATAGGAGATGAAAATAGTCATTTCGTAGAAATGTTCTCACCCGAATCCCCATCCACTTCCATTCCACCTCCATTGCTCGCCGCCATCTTGTCTCATGGCAGGTCAGCGGCCGGACTGCATGAAGGGAACGTCGATTGCAGAGTAGTACCTCTctcgaccagcagggggcaggcgTTAGAAATACCCAGTGTTTCCGACTGCGAAAGCATTCGCGGAAAAGCAGTTTCAGAGTTTTCAAAGGCGAGCCATATTAAGCAGAGAAACGTTATAAAACTGGCCTCCAAGTATCGTTTAGAATAAGGTAAAGTTGCATATTTTCTAGTATGTTTCTGAATCAtgtgatttaaaacaaattaaacttgAAATTTAAGATTACCTAGAAAGGATTAACTATAAACATGCGAAACTAAGTGAAGAATAATTGAGGGCTATATAAAAAAGTTTTtataaaaattgaaattattttagttaaTCTTATTTTAGTAACTGTTATTTGCCAAGCACTTTCATTAATAGATGTTTACAGCAAAACAGCGTTGAGAGTTATAATACTACAATAATCAACTACGATTACGTCTTCTGCTAAACCCATGTTTCTGACTGAGAGATGTGGTGGTTCTTTCGTCGGTAGCGTGGCCGAGCGGTCTAAGGCGCTGGATTTAGGCTCCAGTCTCTCTGgaggcgtgggttcgaatcccaccgCTGCCATTCGGATGATTTTATCTGTATGTCTGTACCATCCTCATTATTCTTGACAAACACCACGCACGGTTGGTTACTGGACGCCCGATTAATGCGGGAATATCAAAAGCCCTAGACTTTTCTCAGAGACTCAAAGGCAGTATGTACAAGTCGTTTATTCAGAGAGCACGAATGAACTTTACAATATATAATAACCACAGTTATCTTTACAAATAGCTTTACTGAGAACAAACTGGCAAGTTAACAAGGTGACAGGCATAAAACGACGTCAGTTTCACGTCAACTTTCCACTACTGTCTGAAGCTGAAAGATGCTATGTTAATGTTGTCTTTAGTGTCCGTTTTTCGCAAATGAAAAGGTAACTTTGAAGTCAACAATGCTCTCGAAGAGTTACCAAAAGGCACcgctgggattcgaacccaggaTCTCCTGTTTACTAGACAGGCGCTTTAACCAACTAAGCCACGGCGCCAGATGACAATGCGCCCCGTACGTGGtgactttcagaaaaaaaatgttgatttgcCCGTTTTGGTTAccataatttataattatacGCTTGCTTTTGAATGAACCTTACTTCTTGtgagaaattaaaattgcaGCTCTTGTCGACGAGgatgggattcgaacccacgcgtgcagagcacaatggattagcagtccatcgccttaaccactcggccacctCGTCACTTTACACCCAATTTTTGGTCATGAACTGGAAAACATGTTCCAACAGCCCTGCGGAAATTAACAGCTGTATACTATATAGTGCTGTATTCCAGACTAAATCCATTCTCCCAGAGCTTGACGTACGAAAACATCGCTGTGGTGATTTCACGATGAAAAACGCTGTGAATGTACAAGCCGTAACTCCATTTTCACTATCGTTTTAGCTGGGACAGTATATGATGGATGTGATCTTACATAGCTCCTAAAACGCGTCGAAAACATGCATCGGCTACTATTATGTAATACCTTGTAACGACTCCCATTACTGACATATACCACCACGAAAATTTACACACATCTAATCTTTTAAACTCGGAAATCTATGTATTTATCGTCAGCGAAAATCAGAATGGGTTTATAGGGGTGTTGCTGTTCCCCTATAAACTAGAGCCAATAATCAGCAGCTCATATAACTCCATTCATCATTTTCTGATACTTCATTTCTGAAGTAACAGGTAAGGATATACCTCACTGACGATACCATGCTAGTGGGCCACGAAGGATATATTCCAAACGACATGTTAGTTCAGTCGTGGTTGGTCAGTCGGGTTACCTGCACATTTCCAACTGAATTTGACCAGAACTGAGTTGTTTTGAACAGTAAAAGATGTATATATGTTATAGCATGACTTTCAACTGTTAAATTATATCGACTGGAGAGTCAACAATGTAGTTCCAGAAGCCTTTGCGCCAGTCTTATTAACATACTTGAGTCCGGTTGAATTTCCATTGATGTTCCCTCTAAAGATAGTTGAACATTTAATTCAAGGCGAAATGATGTAAGAAAAATCATTCAATACATCCCGATGCATACAGGTAACATTTCCTACATACATTCCCACATTTTAAGTATTTGCTTTAAAGTAACCCCTGAGTGCCATTTTATCTTACAGATGGAACCGACGTAAAACTGAACGAAGTCCATCATCTCGCGAGAGAAAAATCTGTTGCTGTAGCAACGAATCGGACTTCACAACCGGTAACACgttttcagattattttgtGAACGTTTTCGTGTTTTCgttgtagctagctaattagctgctATATCAAATAAACATGATGTTAACTTGGTAACGTTACCTAAACAAGTTCATGCTCGCGATcctaatgttagctagcagCTAACCAGATAGACTAATTTTAAACGCTAGGGATTGCTAACGTTTGTTAGCTGGTATAATGATACGTAACGTTAAATTAGCTAAATTAATATTGTCTATGCCAGCTATGCTCACTCCACAAGCTAGCAAGCattaatatagtaatatatCGCTGGCAGCACTATGCAGAAATTATTGTGTGACACTATAGGTAACCTGCTGGTCAGGCTAACCTATATTCCACATTCGTTGAGTAACTTTGGCTATAATCAATGAGATTAtctttatataaataaatacccTAAGTGCACTGCGGTTTGAATTGGTTTGATTACTTCTTAGCGACAATATTCTGTAATTTTTACGGTTTGCCAACTACATATTGCTAAATTTGGACTTATCAACGGATTACACAATGAAAAACTTCGCCATATTCATATGAAGTTAACCTAATTTAGTCCAAATTAAAGCACCCTGGATTCTTTTAACATTGTACTTGACCATTCGATTTCCGTTACTTTGTCTTTGTACTCTGAGCAGTGTGTCGAGACTGCTCGTTTAGCTTACCTATTGGTGTATCAATCAGCAATTCATACTGCAAGTATTATAGGCTGTTGAACCCTTAACCTATGGCATCAGTAAGGATGCTGGATGCTTTTTGAGTGTACAGCTCTGcgagaaaatgaatgtaattaagtcctctgttctttttctgtgttgacaGCGC comes from Megalops cyprinoides isolate fMegCyp1 chromosome 3, fMegCyp1.pri, whole genome shotgun sequence and encodes:
- the LOC118775167 gene encoding COP9 signalosome complex subunit 6-like gives rise to the protein MAASNGGGMEVDGDSGPNVMASGVTGSVSVALHPLVILNISDHWIRIRAQEGRPMQVIGALIGKQEGRNIEVMNSFELLSHTVDNKTHIDKEYYYTKEEQFKQVFKDMEFLGWYTTGGPPDQSDIHIHKQVCEIIESPLFLKLNPMTKHTDLPVSVYESVIDIISGEATMLFAELTYTLATEEAERIGVDHVARMTSTGTGENSTVAEHLIAQHSAIKMLHSRVKVILEYVKAVQAGELPYNHEILREANALCHRLPVLSTLKFKTDFYDQCNDVGLMAYLGTITKTCDSMNQFINKFNILYDRQGIGRRMRGLFF